CCTTATGCCGAATGGGTTGTGGCCGCGGTAGCTGGGATATTCGCAATCTTTGCCTGGGATCTTTCTAAGGACTTGGGTGAATAGCACTTTCAAAGTGGAAGAGCACCTCTAGCTAGCAGGAGCTACATGTTGTCATTGCACCTTTGGAGAAACACAGGACAGCTCCCGGCCGCGGGTTGGGGCGTAGCGCCCGCCGTTTTGCCCGGGGCAAACCTTCGGTTTGATGGGGGCGGCCGGGCGCTGTCCGCGCCGCAAGCGGCACGTCCGGAAGGGGCCTAAGCATGACCGATCCCTCGCATGACCACGCCGGCCTCAGCGATACCTTCGCCTCGCGCCGCTACTTCAAGAAGTTCGAGACCATCATCCGGCACCTAACCCGGGTGTCGGCAGCGATGCAGGCGGAGGGGCGGCTGTCGAAATCGGATGTGAAGGTGCTGACTGCTTACCTCATGCGGCTCAATTTCACCTTCCGGGCGCTGTCGATGAAGTACCTGATGGCGGGGCGCGATACCGGGCGGTTCTTTGGCAGCCTGGCGATGGACAAGCGCGACAGCGGCTTTCCGGTTGCGGCGGAGCTGATGACCATGGCCAATGACGCCCAGCAGGCGGAGCGGCATCTGGCGAATATGGCCAGCGAAGAACAGCTGAAGGACGATATGGTGCGCACCATCATCTCGGAGCGCACAACGCCATCAAAACTACAGTTCGCTCTGTCGCAACGGCTTTATTATCAGGAGCTTCTGAAGGGGCAGCTGTTCTGGACCCAGAACGACCCGGTCTGCGAGTGGTTAGAGAACATCGGTGAGCGGCGCCGCCGGTTTCTCTTGCATTGGGCGGCCTATGACAGCCAGGTGAACCTGCCGGTGATCTACCTGATGGAGCTGGAAGACAGCGGCAAGGTGGCGTTGCCCAAGGACGAGCGTCGCTGGCCCGAGGTGCAGGCGCATCTGATGGCACAGGCGCTGGCCGGGCTAAAGCTGGTGACCATCGCCAAGGGGTTCGACGAGGATTTTGATAACCTCCACCCCAAGCATCTGCGCCGTTTCCATGTTGGCCCGATGTATTCCTCTGCCTACACCGAACAATCCGGCCCTCTGCACCGGGTGCTGGAGGAGGCGGAGGCCCCAGCGGGTCAGGATTGGGCCTTGGCCTGGACGCTGGAGGAGTTGGAAAGCGAAGAGGTGCGCGAGGAGCGGTCGGGCTGGTTCGGCACCGTGGAGCGGGAGATCTTCGCGCTCGACCCCTTTGGTGGGCGCGGCGCGGATACCGGCGCGACCCGGACCCAGCGCGCCATCATCCTGCCGCAGCGCCCGTTTCAGGTGCTGGCAGAGCTGGACCCGCCGGGGTTCGGCGATGTGCAGAAATTCGTGGTGAGCGAAGCGGGGCAGGTGCTGCGGTACTGACGTCTGTGCTTGTGGCCGGGTGCGGGAGCCTCCGGCGGGGATATTTTTAGCCAGAAGATGGGCGGGCCGGATTTTTCGCCCGCGACGATACGAATTGAGAGGGTGAGATGAGCATTTCAGGCAATCAGATGGAACTGCGGGAAGAGGATATCCGCAAGCACTACGCGGCGGCTGCGGCGATGCTGGAGGGGTTTGACCACACCCCGCGCATTGCCAAGCCTGCGGTCGAGGGCAAGGCGCCAGAGCGATCTGCAGGGATCGGCACGCGGCGGCGATTCCGCTCGACCACGCCAGGGCTGGTCACACGCTCCACCGCGCGCCCTGACGGCGTGCATCTGATCGCCCGGATCGAGGCGGCGGATGACGATGATCCGCTGACCTCGCCGCTGCAGGCGACCTTGCAGCACGCCTTGCGCCGGGCGCTGGCGGTTTCCCTGGCGATGGGAGAGGCTTATGCGGATGTCTCGGGTCTGGCGGATCTGAAACGGGCCAATTTGGGCGGTTCCCTGGATGCGGCGCGCAAGGGGGAGTTCACCGAGTTGTTGGCCGCCGAGGCGCTGATTGCAGCGCATGTGTTTGCCAATGCCGCCGCCTATCTGCTGGCACCGCACGGGTCTGAAGCGCAGGCCGAGGTGGGCGAGGCGGAGGAGCTGCTGACGGATAACGCGCCGCTGGCCCTGCATGGGGCACTGTGGGAGCTGGACCAGAAACTGGCGCTGCATGCCCCCGATGATACACATCTCATTGCAGCCACGGCCGGTTATGCCGAACAGCTGATGGAGAAAGCCTCCTTGCGCGCTCGATCCGCGCCGCGTCTGGAAGGTTTCACCGCCGCAGACTGGCGGGTGGAGGCGGATGACCTGACCATCAGCGGTTTTGAACCGGCAGCGAAGGCGAAATCCACCACGCTCACCATGGCGTTCAAGAAGCCGCATGAGGTGGTCGGCAACCACATCGCTAAATACCAGGCGCTGCGGCTGTCCAAGATGCTGATGGCCTATGATTTCGACCGCCGTCTGAACCCCTTTGCAGAGATGGGCGGCTTCATCTTCACCTTCATGGGGGATGGCAAGCCGGGGACGGGGAAGACGACGCTCATTCAGATGATGGCGGGCCTCATCCATGATTATTGCCAGAATGCGGGCTATGCCTTCCGCTACCAGAACTTCGGCATCGACAATATCGACAGCTATCAGGGCAAATCCGGGCAGAACGCCAAATCCTTCATCCAGAATGTGCTCGACCCCGGCGTCATCGGCTTTGGCACCATCGACGACATCGACCAGATCGCGGGCAAGCGTGGCGACCGGCAGTCCAGCGCGGGCCAGCAGGAGGTCACTGCGGTGTTTATGGAGGCCTTTGCCGGCGCCAACACCGTGGTGCGCGGCAACTGCACCTTTGGCATGTTCTCCAACTACCCGGAGAATGTGGACGACGCTCTGCGCCAGCGGGCGGGTGCGCGGTTCCTGGTGGACGGGCCGCAGACGCGGGAGGATTACATTGATATCCTGACCCTGCTGATGGGCAAAAACCACGAGATCCCGCTGGGCGATCATGACCTATACGGCGCGCAGGAGATCAAACAGGCGGTCGCGCGCTCGTTTGAGGCGCACAATCGCCCGCAGGAGCCGGGGCTGGCAGAGGTCTTTGGCCGCGTCCATGACCAGATCGGCGAACTGGACAGCCTTGCCAAGCTGGGCACCTATCTGAAGGCGATCCAGCAGGCAGATGAACGCTTCACCGGTCGCGCGATTAAGAACATCACCGATGCGGTGAAGGTCCGGGCGATGGATTTCGAGCTGCCGGATGAATGGATGGAGAACCCGGAGCTGTTCCTGTTCAAGGATTACGAGACCAAATCCGCGATGATTGCCGAGCTGCGGGTGCCGATCACCGTCGACATGGTGGTGCAGGAGATCAACCGCTACGCCGATAGTGAGTTCCGCTATGCCGACAAGTCGGATGAGGTGGCGATTGACAACATGGTGCGTGATTTCGGCAGGCAGGAAGAGGCAAAGCGGCGGTATCTGGAGGGGCAGGGGTGAGCTACGCTTCATTGATATTGGCGATGGGGGCTGGGACACTCGTGCCTATCGCAACTTGGTTCCTGGTGCCTGCCGTGAGGCAGCAGCTGGTGGTGCATGGACTGCTGTCAGCTTTGCTGGTGCCTGCTGTTGTTCTGATCGGCCTATCTGGTCTGCAATGGTCTGGAAGTTTGTCGGCCGACAGCGCGCCTTTGTGGCCAATGGCAGTGAAAGCCTCCGCCTATGCGTCCCCGGTGGTTATTGCTGTGATAGTCAGAGCACACAGAAAAGGGCGAAGTTCGTGACAGTTGAGCACAACATGTGGGCAGAGCCTGTCCGTGGGAGGAAGCGGAGCGCCCGCCCGTTTTGCCGGAGGCAAACCTTCGGTTTGACCGGGCGGATGGGCGCAGCCCGAGCCGTAAGCGCCTCGGGCGGGGAGATTTTACAGAGTTTCAGGAGGTTTCCAAGTGATTGAGTGGGCTGTAAATCACTGGCGCTCGATTCGAAGCGGTTTGAAAAGTGACCGTCCAATGGACGTGGGTAAGGCGATCACAAAGGCTTTTCTGACGTTGGTGGCCGCATTGGCTCTGTTGCCGCAATTTACGAGTGACGGTGGTTGGCAGTTGCGCGTCTGGGCGTTGATCACGTCTCCGCCAAATGAGATTGGTGATACCTTTGCCGGCATTGCCGGAGTCCTTGCCTTCTTGTGGATCATTATAACAGTCTGGTTGCAGAGCCAAGAATTGGCAGCGCAACGAGAGGAGCTTGCCGCTACACGGTCTGAACTAAAGCTGGCTCGCGAAGCTCAAGAACAGCAAGTCGCAGTGATGAAAGAGCAGGCTGAAGTCTTTCGTGGCGAACAAGCACAACGCCGGGAGCATCGTGCTAAGGAACTCTTGGAACGGCGTCTTGAGCATATCGAAGCTATTATGAAAAGAGGCTCAGATCCCCATTTGATCTTTGGTCTACGAAAAAACGGGAACTCTCAACCAGAGAGGGTCGACTTGTCTAGCGGGCTGACGAGTGAGATCAACACCGATGTTTTTCTCAGCCGTGTGATTGAGCGTTTCTTGCAAGCCTCGAGACACTGGCGAGGGCAGGTAGCCAATGGTTGGGAAGTTACCAACCGGAAGTTTGAGAAAAGCCGCTTCGACAAAATGGCAGAACTTCTAGCTCGGGTTGTTGAGGATTCAGCAAACTTATCCGAGGCTGAGCAAGAACGTTTGCAGGCAATGCAGTTGGACCAGTTTTTAGTGGAAATAAAGTGGATGTACTATGGGGAGGCCGCCCAATGAAACGCCTCATCAAGCATGGCCTGATGTTCGGCAATCTCTTCCATGTGGCCTCGCCCGCGTTGGTGGAGCGGTATAATCGCGCGCTGAAGCATTTGACGGGTAAGACCACCACCCTCACGGATTTCCACGTCGATATCTCCGGCTACTCGCCGGAGGTGGGCGATGAGCTGGGGGATGATCACTATCTGAACCATGCGGGTGTGAACCGGCAGTTCATTCTCCTCAGCACTGAACAGAAACGCTGCCCGCTCCTGAATGTGAAATTCTCTACCAGCCGGGACATTCTGCGCCGGTTCATTGCGGCCAATGAAAGCCAGCTTTTTGCGCTGACGGCGACCGAT
The nucleotide sequence above comes from Phaeobacter inhibens DSM 16374. Encoded proteins:
- a CDS encoding AAA family ATPase; its protein translation is MSISGNQMELREEDIRKHYAAAAAMLEGFDHTPRIAKPAVEGKAPERSAGIGTRRRFRSTTPGLVTRSTARPDGVHLIARIEAADDDDPLTSPLQATLQHALRRALAVSLAMGEAYADVSGLADLKRANLGGSLDAARKGEFTELLAAEALIAAHVFANAAAYLLAPHGSEAQAEVGEAEELLTDNAPLALHGALWELDQKLALHAPDDTHLIAATAGYAEQLMEKASLRARSAPRLEGFTAADWRVEADDLTISGFEPAAKAKSTTLTMAFKKPHEVVGNHIAKYQALRLSKMLMAYDFDRRLNPFAEMGGFIFTFMGDGKPGTGKTTLIQMMAGLIHDYCQNAGYAFRYQNFGIDNIDSYQGKSGQNAKSFIQNVLDPGVIGFGTIDDIDQIAGKRGDRQSSAGQQEVTAVFMEAFAGANTVVRGNCTFGMFSNYPENVDDALRQRAGARFLVDGPQTREDYIDILTLLMGKNHEIPLGDHDLYGAQEIKQAVARSFEAHNRPQEPGLAEVFGRVHDQIGELDSLAKLGTYLKAIQQADERFTGRAIKNITDAVKVRAMDFELPDEWMENPELFLFKDYETKSAMIAELRVPITVDMVVQEINRYADSEFRYADKSDEVAIDNMVRDFGRQEEAKRRYLEGQG